From Marivirga harenae, one genomic window encodes:
- a CDS encoding choice-of-anchor B family protein, which produces MAKIFTFLLTYILILNYSFAQTPCENGKAAGYDCNQIEYLARLSNAELSGTNGVEGNDIWGWTDPSSGKEYVLMGQTNGTVFVDISNPASPRIIGRLPSQSGNPSSWRDIKVYKNHAFVVADNNTGHGMQVFDLTRLREANSSIQMFSADAVYAGVSSAHNVVINEETGFAYIVGARGAGNNCGQGGLHIVNIQDPKNPEFAGCFDSDGYTHDGQCVIYNGPDQQYQGMEICFNANENTVTIANVNDKEDTRLISKMGYSQSAYSHQGWLTEDHQFFISNDELDELNNGLNTRTLIWDVRNLDNPILLTEYLSERTAIDHNLYTKGSLIFQSNYTNGLIVLDGKRIAQGDLREVAYFDSFTQGNNTSFSGSWSNYPYFDSGIVAISDINNGLLLVRPTIEEKIVQHPVFTSCGTEARLRVEVDESFEVNNYQWQLVDGDVPQNLTNNNDYSGVNSAELVINSELSGLADMRFRCKVELENGETLTTFLSNNVDGLPSANLSASINDLEVNFINSSLGGTSYEWDFGDGSDISTEESPVHTYENAENYQVRLTVSNDCGSSQFEYNVNLTKCLPSADFTVSVEDGEITFVNLTRNSNLFEWDFGDGSGIVTDKNPVYTYDNEGPFEVTLTAYNDCGTSTATMTIDAMVLNNRNSLNRLVNIYPNPVQDQLFIDFESSEDIREISVLAADGRKFYFSESFQNKQSINMSAWEQGLYFMIITDRKGGRIVEKIIKE; this is translated from the coding sequence ATGGCCAAAATATTTACTTTCCTATTGACTTATATTCTAATTTTGAATTATTCTTTTGCCCAAACCCCGTGCGAAAATGGAAAGGCTGCAGGATATGACTGTAATCAAATAGAATATCTTGCTAGGCTGAGTAATGCCGAGTTATCAGGTACCAACGGGGTCGAAGGAAATGATATTTGGGGTTGGACAGATCCCTCCTCTGGAAAGGAATATGTTTTGATGGGGCAGACAAACGGGACTGTCTTTGTTGATATCAGCAATCCAGCCTCCCCGAGGATTATTGGAAGACTTCCAAGCCAATCCGGAAATCCCAGTTCATGGAGAGATATTAAAGTTTACAAAAATCATGCTTTTGTAGTTGCTGATAATAATACTGGTCACGGCATGCAGGTCTTTGATTTAACAAGACTAAGAGAGGCAAATAGTTCAATCCAAATGTTTAGCGCGGATGCTGTTTATGCTGGTGTTTCTAGTGCCCATAATGTGGTGATCAATGAAGAAACTGGATTTGCGTATATAGTAGGAGCCAGGGGTGCAGGTAATAATTGTGGTCAGGGGGGATTGCATATAGTCAATATTCAAGACCCAAAAAATCCTGAATTTGCAGGTTGTTTTGATTCAGATGGCTATACTCATGATGGACAATGTGTTATTTATAATGGCCCAGATCAGCAATACCAAGGAATGGAGATTTGCTTCAATGCCAATGAGAATACTGTGACAATTGCAAATGTGAATGACAAGGAAGATACCAGGTTGATTTCGAAAATGGGATATTCACAATCGGCATATTCTCATCAAGGATGGTTAACCGAAGACCATCAATTTTTTATTTCAAATGATGAGTTAGATGAATTGAATAATGGGCTGAATACCAGAACTTTGATTTGGGATGTAAGAAATCTAGACAATCCAATTTTACTAACTGAATATTTATCAGAAAGAACAGCTATTGATCATAACTTATACACAAAGGGGTCATTAATTTTTCAATCTAATTACACAAATGGGTTGATAGTTCTGGATGGTAAAAGAATTGCCCAAGGTGATTTGCGAGAGGTAGCTTATTTTGATTCTTTTACGCAAGGGAATAATACTTCTTTTAGCGGAAGTTGGAGTAACTACCCTTATTTTGACAGCGGTATTGTTGCAATTAGCGATATTAATAATGGATTGCTCTTAGTTAGACCTACTATAGAAGAAAAAATTGTGCAACACCCCGTTTTTACTTCTTGCGGTACAGAAGCTCGATTAAGAGTGGAAGTTGATGAGAGCTTTGAAGTTAATAATTATCAATGGCAGCTTGTAGATGGCGATGTTCCCCAAAATTTAACAAATAATAATGATTATTCAGGTGTGAATTCGGCTGAGCTTGTAATAAATTCAGAGCTGTCGGGATTGGCAGATATGCGTTTCCGGTGCAAGGTAGAATTAGAAAATGGAGAAACATTAACAACTTTTCTTTCTAATAATGTTGATGGATTACCAAGTGCAAATCTTTCAGCGTCAATTAATGATTTGGAAGTGAACTTCATCAATAGCAGTTTGGGTGGTACTAGTTATGAATGGGATTTTGGAGATGGAAGTGATATTTCAACAGAAGAAAGCCCAGTGCATACTTATGAAAATGCTGAGAATTATCAAGTCCGACTCACTGTTAGCAATGATTGTGGTTCTTCACAGTTCGAGTATAACGTAAATTTAACAAAATGCTTACCTTCTGCAGATTTTACGGTCTCAGTTGAAGACGGTGAAATTACATTTGTAAACTTAACAAGAAACTCTAATTTATTTGAATGGGATTTTGGAGATGGCTCGGGCATAGTTACTGATAAAAATCCAGTGTATACTTACGATAATGAAGGCCCGTTTGAAGTCACCTTAACAGCCTATAATGATTGTGGAACTAGTACTGCCACTATGACGATTGATGCCATGGTTTTGAATAATCGAAATTCCTTAAATCGACTCGTGAATATTTACCCTAATCCTGTTCAAGATCAATTGTTTATTGATTTTGAGTCTTCAGAGGATATCCGTGAAATATCTGTTTTAGCTGCAGACGGCCGAAAATTTTACTTTAGTGAGTCGTTCCAGAATAAACAGTCAATTAACATGTCTGCATGGGAACAAGGTCTATATTTTATGATTATTACTGATAGGAAGGGAGGTAGAATAGTAGAAAAGATTATTAAGGAATAA
- the meaB gene encoding methylmalonyl Co-A mutase-associated GTPase MeaB, with the protein MKKRRRLSLEEYQEGVLSGSRVGLSRAITLVESTLDSDNELAAQLIDKIYDYTGKSFRIGITGVPGVGKSTFIEAFGQLVLENKKKLAVLTIDPSSQKTGGSILGDKTRMEKLSRSADAFIRPSPSGDALGGVAHKTRETMLLCEAAGYDFILIETVGVGQSETSVKNMVDFFLLLMLAGAGDELQGIKKGIMEMADAIAINKADGDNIDRAEKAKKEYQNALHLFPANENGWVPEVKTCSAVNSEGLVEIFQLLNKFQVEQKQTGYFALNRKEQAIHWMHQTIHHFLKQNFYKSPEVLKNLSKFEDEVRQGNKHSVKAARTLLNQYYK; encoded by the coding sequence TTGAAAAAACGAAGAAGATTATCTTTAGAAGAATATCAAGAAGGTGTGCTTTCTGGCAGTAGGGTAGGATTAAGTAGAGCTATCACTCTTGTTGAAAGTACTCTGGACAGTGATAATGAGTTAGCCGCTCAATTGATAGATAAGATTTATGACTATACTGGAAAATCGTTCAGGATAGGAATTACCGGAGTTCCGGGGGTTGGGAAAAGTACATTTATTGAGGCATTTGGACAACTTGTACTTGAGAACAAAAAGAAGTTGGCTGTTCTAACCATAGATCCCTCCAGTCAAAAAACAGGAGGTAGTATTTTGGGTGATAAAACACGAATGGAAAAACTTAGTCGATCTGCAGATGCTTTCATAAGACCCTCACCATCAGGAGATGCATTAGGAGGAGTAGCGCACAAAACCCGGGAAACAATGTTACTTTGTGAAGCAGCCGGATATGACTTTATTCTGATTGAAACAGTAGGTGTAGGTCAGTCTGAAACCTCCGTTAAAAACATGGTTGATTTCTTTTTGTTATTGATGCTAGCAGGGGCTGGCGATGAATTGCAAGGCATTAAAAAAGGAATAATGGAAATGGCTGATGCCATCGCGATTAATAAAGCAGATGGAGACAACATTGATAGAGCTGAAAAGGCCAAAAAAGAATATCAAAATGCTTTACATTTATTTCCTGCAAATGAAAATGGATGGGTACCTGAGGTAAAGACTTGTTCAGCAGTGAATAGTGAAGGGCTGGTTGAGATTTTTCAGTTATTAAATAAATTTCAAGTAGAACAAAAGCAAACGGGTTATTTTGCATTAAACAGAAAAGAACAAGCAATTCATTGGATGCATCAAACAATTCATCATTTTTTAAAACAAAACTTCTACAAAAGTCCTGAAGTATTGAAAAATTTAAGCAAATTTGAAGATGAAGTAAGACAGGGCAATAAGCATTCTGTTAAAGCTGCAAGAACGTTATTAAATCAATATTATAAATAA
- a CDS encoding diphthine--ammonia ligase, with product MKKKIAISWSGGKDACLAFHYLKQSKEYKIDHLHTVIGEETNRVGMHGIKKELIEAQAKSLNLPLKISHLPSDKSNKSYDQVMSEYAEYCKTKGIDTIAFGDIFLEDLRQYREERMAETGMKCVFPLWGKGTKAVIEEFLDLGYQTKICAGDASKLNKSLIGQTINHQLIQNLGENVDPCGENGEFHTFVYNGPLFQNSIELQLLSIHSHFYVYKIEDDGKTKEMRTEFYFADFE from the coding sequence ATGAAAAAGAAAATTGCTATAAGTTGGAGCGGAGGAAAGGATGCGTGTTTAGCATTTCATTATTTAAAACAGTCAAAAGAATATAAAATAGACCACTTACATACTGTCATTGGCGAAGAAACCAATAGAGTGGGCATGCATGGCATCAAGAAAGAATTGATTGAAGCGCAGGCAAAATCATTAAACTTACCACTCAAAATAAGTCACCTACCGTCTGATAAAAGCAATAAGTCATATGACCAAGTGATGAGCGAATATGCTGAATATTGTAAAACAAAAGGCATTGATACCATTGCATTTGGGGATATATTCTTAGAAGATTTGAGACAATACAGAGAAGAAAGAATGGCAGAAACAGGCATGAAATGTGTATTCCCATTGTGGGGAAAAGGAACTAAAGCCGTTATTGAAGAATTTTTGGATCTAGGATACCAAACTAAAATTTGTGCAGGAGATGCATCAAAACTTAATAAATCCTTAATTGGGCAAACCATTAATCATCAACTCATTCAGAACTTAGGTGAGAATGTTGACCCATGTGGCGAAAATGGAGAGTTTCATACTTTTGTTTATAATGGGCCACTTTTTCAAAACTCAATAGAATTACAATTGCTTTCAATTCACTCTCATTTTTATGTTTATAAAATTGAGGATGACGGAAAAACCAAAGAAATGAGAACTGAATTTTATTTTGCTGATTTTGAATAA
- a CDS encoding DUF5522 domain-containing protein: MSAKNIKIEKDDFYMENGFFVFTEKYHLKRGYCCGNKCRHCPYDFKNVKAKK, from the coding sequence ATGAGTGCAAAAAACATAAAGATAGAGAAGGATGATTTTTATATGGAAAATGGCTTTTTCGTTTTCACTGAAAAATATCATTTAAAAAGAGGTTATTGCTGCGGAAATAAATGCAGACATTGCCCTTATGATTTTAAAAATGTGAAGGCAAAAAAATAA
- a CDS encoding acyl-CoA thioesterase, with translation MINTKEQKIKNAITKVTKAVFPNTTNHYDTLFGGTALQWMDEVAFITATRYSRQKMVTVSSDKIDFNKAIPAGTIVELVGQIEKVGNTSLEVRVDVFTEEMYSNHREKSISGCFTMVAIDENKKPISIT, from the coding sequence ATGATTAATACTAAGGAACAAAAAATTAAAAATGCAATTACCAAAGTAACCAAAGCAGTTTTTCCAAACACAACCAATCATTATGATACCCTGTTTGGAGGAACTGCTTTGCAATGGATGGATGAGGTGGCCTTTATAACGGCCACCCGTTATTCCAGACAGAAAATGGTCACCGTTAGCAGTGACAAAATAGATTTCAATAAAGCCATTCCTGCTGGAACCATAGTGGAATTAGTGGGTCAAATTGAGAAGGTCGGAAATACTAGTTTGGAGGTCAGAGTAGATGTTTTTACAGAAGAAATGTATTCCAACCACAGGGAAAAATCTATTTCTGGTTGTTTCACTATGGTGGCTATAGATGAAAATAAGAAACCGATTTCAATCACATGA
- a CDS encoding DUF3667 domain-containing protein, translating to MKNKTTNCLNCGEQLTPDQNYCPNCGQENSDKKLPLGAFIKDFFSNYISFDTILFKTLNPFIFRPGKLTKAFNAGKRRRYINPIRLYLIFSLFYFFMISLTVPKDLIDSGLRSVVNQKSITDSLKVEELDSLGIQQLINKAEQNKVANKEDSINKWATLKYWAADENLSDEEFEAKLDKVGGSIEIIPASYKRSFVLNSSMFTYQAIRNLPLMMFFFLPVFAFILYLLFMKKRYYIEHLIHGLHLHAFAYFIYGLAILLISLFSTAEEWIIFLSFVWVSIYTLFSIKRLYQNSWTKSIFKFITLGFFYFTLLLLGLALELSISFFTI from the coding sequence TTGAAAAACAAGACTACGAACTGTCTTAATTGTGGTGAGCAATTAACACCTGATCAAAACTATTGCCCAAATTGTGGCCAAGAAAATTCCGACAAAAAGCTGCCTTTAGGTGCTTTTATAAAAGATTTCTTTTCAAACTATATTAGTTTTGACACTATATTATTCAAAACTTTAAACCCCTTTATTTTCCGGCCAGGAAAGCTCACCAAAGCTTTTAATGCAGGGAAAAGGAGAAGGTATATCAATCCTATTAGATTGTATTTGATATTTTCCCTTTTCTATTTTTTCATGATTAGCCTTACAGTTCCTAAAGATTTGATTGACTCAGGATTAAGATCAGTTGTCAATCAAAAATCCATTACGGATTCGCTAAAAGTTGAAGAACTTGATAGTTTAGGAATTCAACAACTGATTAATAAAGCAGAGCAAAATAAAGTGGCAAATAAGGAAGATTCCATTAATAAGTGGGCAACCTTAAAATATTGGGCAGCAGATGAAAATTTAAGCGATGAGGAATTTGAAGCGAAACTTGATAAAGTAGGTGGAAGTATCGAAATTATTCCCGCCAGTTATAAAAGATCATTTGTATTGAATTCTTCCATGTTCACCTATCAGGCCATTAGAAATCTGCCTTTGATGATGTTTTTCTTCCTCCCCGTTTTTGCTTTTATCTTATACCTCCTTTTTATGAAGAAAAGGTATTATATAGAACATCTCATTCATGGGCTGCACCTTCATGCATTTGCATATTTTATTTATGGATTAGCCATTTTATTAATCAGTCTATTTTCTACAGCTGAAGAATGGATTATATTTCTAAGTTTTGTTTGGGTTAGCATTTATACCCTTTTCTCCATTAAAAGGCTTTATCAAAACAGTTGGACAAAATCAATTTTTAAATTCATCACCTTAGGCTTTTTCTATTTCACACTCTTGTTATTGGGATTGGCTTTAGAATTGTCTATTTCGTTCTTTACCATATAA
- a CDS encoding CHASE2 domain-containing protein: protein MKGSIFKNIWIDSILATAFIFVVIFGLFSLINVFDAIDPIGEALEDVEFNDIVYSTLREDPSADDNVVLVNIGRLPRHMIAEQIRIINKYNPKVIGLDTFFPFSKGEAQDSALVNAISEVDNIVMATKLERYNELNVVDSLKLSAEKFRVHAEDFGFANLVTGEGVTQEDVKTCRSFVPKDYLYSKDSTHLFFAVRLAQYLAPEKVERFLERDNETEYINYKGNAMGSETNFAPTFFALDIPDVFNENFVPELIEGKIVIFGMLGEYFGDPYTIEDKYYTPLNEKYAGRGKPDMFGAVIHANIISMILDEDYVYKLEEHYQIIIAVLLCYLNVVAFMWVYYRLKNWYDGITKVVQLIELLLILGAIIYSYHLFNINLELTLAMGVVAVVGDSLEVYNGVVKNMFTKEGRRELFSVNKSEIDKVEIN, encoded by the coding sequence ATGAAAGGGAGTATATTCAAAAACATATGGATAGATTCAATTTTAGCAACGGCATTTATTTTCGTTGTAATCTTTGGGTTATTTTCTTTAATCAATGTTTTTGATGCTATTGATCCAATTGGAGAGGCTTTAGAAGATGTAGAGTTCAATGACATTGTATACTCCACATTAAGGGAAGATCCCTCAGCTGATGATAACGTGGTTCTTGTGAACATCGGGAGGCTTCCTCGGCATATGATAGCTGAACAAATAAGAATCATCAATAAATACAATCCTAAGGTAATTGGATTAGACACTTTTTTTCCTTTTTCAAAAGGAGAAGCTCAAGACTCTGCACTGGTCAATGCAATAAGTGAAGTAGACAATATTGTTATGGCTACCAAACTTGAGCGATATAATGAGCTCAATGTAGTAGATTCCTTAAAATTATCTGCAGAAAAATTCAGGGTACATGCAGAGGATTTCGGCTTTGCAAATCTAGTGACAGGAGAAGGAGTGACACAGGAAGATGTAAAAACATGCCGTTCCTTTGTTCCCAAAGATTACTTATACTCTAAGGATAGCACTCATTTATTCTTCGCTGTGAGGCTAGCACAATATCTTGCACCTGAAAAAGTGGAGCGTTTTTTGGAAAGGGATAACGAAACAGAATACATCAACTATAAAGGAAATGCAATGGGCAGCGAGACCAATTTTGCTCCTACCTTTTTTGCTTTGGATATTCCAGATGTTTTTAATGAGAATTTCGTTCCTGAGTTAATAGAAGGAAAAATAGTAATCTTTGGTATGCTTGGTGAATATTTTGGTGACCCGTATACGATAGAGGACAAATATTATACTCCTTTAAATGAGAAATATGCTGGCCGAGGAAAACCTGATATGTTTGGAGCTGTAATTCATGCCAATATCATTTCTATGATTTTAGATGAGGATTACGTTTATAAACTTGAAGAACATTACCAGATCATAATTGCAGTTTTATTATGCTATTTAAATGTTGTGGCATTTATGTGGGTTTACTATCGTTTAAAAAATTGGTATGATGGTATCACCAAAGTAGTTCAACTGATAGAGTTATTGCTTATATTAGGAGCAATTATCTATAGCTATCATCTGTTTAACATTAATTTGGAATTAACACTTGCAATGGGTGTTGTGGCAGTAGTGGGTGACTCCTTGGAAGTATATAATGGAGTAGTAAAAAATATGTTTACCAAAGAAGGTAGAAGAGAATTATTTAGTGTAAACAAAAGTGAGATCGACAAAGTAGAAATCAATTAA